The following proteins are co-located in the Cydia fagiglandana chromosome 2, ilCydFagi1.1, whole genome shotgun sequence genome:
- the LOC134678088 gene encoding vitellin-degrading protease-like, translating to MCNWVLGCAFFGLVVSTPTPSIENVKIVGGDDIDISEAPFQVSMVYRGRHSCGGSIISEDMILTAAHCVIGSSPNDYHVRVGSSSNKEGGLLVPVADLIYHPNFSFNKMDNDIALLRLSSPLEFSDTVKSIEMMGDGEEVDDGAITEVSGWGNTKEGGGSTSTLQKVLVPVVNEQDCRSAYSPLYAITPRMLCAGVPAGGKDACQGDSGGPLVHDGKLAGVVSWGIGCARPTYPGVYAKVSALRTWVDDNIIFLRIKSWLRY from the exons ATGTGTAATTGGGTGTTGGGTTGTGCTTTCTTCGGGTTGGTTG TATCAACGCCAACACCCAGCATCGAAAATGTGAAAATAGTGGGCGGCGATGACATCGACATCAGTGAGGCCCCGTTCCAGGTGTCCATGGTCTACAGAGGCCGCCACTCCTGCGGGGGATCCATCATATCAGAGGACATGATACTGACGGCAGCACATTGCGTTATTGG GAGTTCTCCAAACGACTATCATGTACGCGTAGGCTCATCATCAAACAAAGAAGGAGGTCTGTTGGTCCCAGTAGCAGATCTCATATACCACCCCAACTTCTCTTTCAACAAGATGGACAACGACATTGCACTGCTGAGACTCAGCTCTCCATTGGAGTTTAGTGATACTGTGAAGTCCATAGAGATGATGGGAGACGGAGAAGAGGTTGATGATGGAGCTATCACTGAAGTCAGTGGTTGGGGAAATACAAAG gaAGGAGGCGGTTCGACGTCCACCCTCCAAAAGGTATTGGTGCCGGTAGTGAACGAGCAAGACTGCCGCTCAGCGTACTCACCATTGTATGCAATCACGCCGAGGATGCTATGCGCTGGAGTACCTGCCGGTGGGAAGGATGCTTGCCAG GGTGACAGCGGTGGTCCTCTAGTCCACGACGGAAAGCTGGCTGGTGTTGTCTCCTGGGGCATCGGGTGCGCCCGGCCCACGTACCCCGGAGTGTACGCCAAGGTGTCAGCTCTCAGGACCTGGGTAGATGACAACATCATTTTCCTGAGGATCAAGTCATGGCTGCGTTATTAA